From a region of the Tamandua tetradactyla isolate mTamTet1 chromosome 10, mTamTet1.pri, whole genome shotgun sequence genome:
- the LOC143647981 gene encoding sterol carrier protein 2-like isoform X1 — protein MGFPEAARARQIVAAPTSSVVNGFKADLVFKEIEKKLKEEGEQSEENWCYFTFKVKVGPGSKESCWVEDVKYGKESVLPNSDKKADCTITMADSDLLAFMTGKMNPQSAFFQGKLKITGHIVLAMKLQNLQLQPGKAKL, from the coding sequence ATGGGTTTTCCTGAAGCTGCCAGAGCTCGTCAAATTGTGGCTGCTCCAACCAGCTCTGTAGTCAATGGATTTAAGGCAGATCTTGTCTTTaaagagattgagaagaaacTTAAAGAGGAAGGGGAGCAGTCTGAAGAAAATTGGTGTTATTTTACCTTCAAAGTGAAGGTTGGCCCTGGGAGTAAAGAATCCTGCTGGGTGGAGGATGTGAAGTATGGCAAAGAATCAGTGCTTCCTAACTCAGACAAGAAAGCTGACTGCACAATCACAATGGCTGACTCAGACTTACTGGCTTTCATGACTGGTAAAATGAATCCTCAGTCAGCTTTCTTTCAAGGCAAATTGAAAATCACTGGCCACATAGTTCTGGCTATGAAATTACAAAACCTACAGCTTCAGCCAGGCAAAGCTAAGCtgtga
- the LOC143647981 gene encoding sterol carrier protein 2-like isoform X2, translating to MGFPEAARARQIVAAPTSSVVNGFKADLVFKEIEKKLKEEGEQKLTAQSQWLTQTYWLS from the exons ATGGGTTTTCCTGAAGCTGCCAGAGCTCGTCAAATTGTGGCTGCTCCAACCAGCTCTGTAGTCAATGGATTTAAGGCAGATCTTGTCTTTaaagagattgagaagaaacTTAAAGAGGAAGGGGAGCA AAAGCTGACTGCACAATCACAATGGCTGACTCAGACTTACTGGCTTTCATGA